A single region of the Candidatus Dadabacteria bacterium genome encodes:
- the cobK gene encoding precorrin-6A reductase, whose protein sequence is MEAFVQGAMKKGNKKSPHTIIFGGTTEGKKAASALDGLNMRYFYSTKTQTDFCPSGLCEYIHGALDGDALQSFVEKNNIRLIVNAAHPFALHLHAAVARVSEETGAEVIRYSRKYPERTEHPLAVYCDNYAEAVRELNNEDGATLILSGVQTLSELKPLWKERKDCYARILPRKTSVSLAVKQGFPENRLITEMPSSDFKKEKALFEKLKIKRIVTKESGDSGGQEAKIRAAIESGAKIAVIKKPEEPPFSGAVFSEKELAEKIRRRANVS, encoded by the coding sequence ATGGAGGCATTTGTTCAGGGCGCGATGAAGAAAGGAAATAAAAAATCGCCGCACACGATCATTTTCGGCGGCACAACGGAGGGGAAAAAAGCGGCGTCGGCGCTGGACGGGCTGAATATGCGGTATTTTTATTCAACAAAAACGCAGACGGATTTTTGCCCGTCCGGATTGTGCGAATACATTCACGGCGCTCTTGACGGGGACGCGCTACAAAGTTTCGTTGAAAAAAACAATATACGGCTGATTGTCAATGCGGCGCATCCTTTTGCGCTCCATCTTCACGCCGCCGTGGCGCGGGTGTCGGAAGAAACCGGCGCGGAGGTTATACGCTACTCAAGAAAATATCCCGAACGAACTGAACACCCGCTTGCGGTTTATTGCGACAACTATGCGGAGGCGGTTCGGGAACTGAATAACGAAGACGGCGCAACCCTGATTTTAAGCGGCGTTCAAACCCTTTCCGAACTCAAGCCATTATGGAAAGAGCGGAAGGATTGTTACGCCCGCATACTGCCGCGCAAAACCTCGGTCTCCCTTGCAGTAAAACAGGGCTTCCCCGAAAACCGGCTCATAACGGAAATGCCGTCATCGGACTTCAAAAAGGAAAAAGCACTTTTTGAAAAACTCAAAATCAAACGGATTGTAACCAAGGAAAGCGGCGACAGCGGCGGACAGGAAGCGAAGATCAGAGCCGCAATTGAAAGCGGCGCGAAAATAGCCGTCATAAAAAAGCCGGAAGAACCTCCCTTTTCCGGCGCGGTGTTTTCGGAAAAAGAACTGGCGGAAAAAATAAGGAGGCGCGCAAATGTGTCTTGA
- the cobM gene encoding precorrin-4 C(11)-methyltransferase — MKKIAVIAVSETGIALARKICGKTPKRFDIVSVKKGGGVKTVKSVAEFTAQKFGDYEGFIFVGALGICVRCIAPNIKNKKTDPAVVNVSEDGLFCQAVLSGHEGGANNLAEKTAALIGATPVITTAETTRPGALCAGLGSQKGINPEEFIKSFEKEMKKRGFSPDDLAAIASAKIKGEERAFVALAEKLNIPFIIHEEKKLAATFKPNPSKTVLQKTGTDGVCEPAALLVAGVKKLSLEKTKITLPSGKKYTFALAVADGGKAAVGRGLVAMVGAGPGDPRLITVEGRDLIRRADLVLYAGSLVPKNLTAGAKADAVVKNSASMTLEEQTALMEKFYKKGALIVRLHSGDPSIYGATAEQTEILRAKGMDFVIVPGVSSFQAAAARLGAELTAPEVAQSIILTRGEGKTPMPEGEKLRDMARHGATMCIFLSAKMARRVQGGLLEHYAPDTPVAVLHRVTWEDERIWRGRLEELADIVRDNKLTRTVLIVVGDALKASGTRSRLYHPKWRHLFRAR; from the coding sequence GCGGTTTGACATTGTGTCCGTCAAAAAGGGCGGCGGAGTGAAAACGGTCAAATCGGTGGCGGAGTTCACCGCGCAAAAATTCGGCGACTATGAAGGTTTCATTTTTGTGGGCGCGCTCGGAATATGCGTTCGCTGCATCGCCCCGAACATCAAAAATAAAAAAACCGACCCGGCGGTCGTCAATGTTTCCGAGGACGGGCTTTTTTGTCAGGCGGTTCTTTCGGGGCATGAGGGCGGGGCGAACAATCTGGCGGAAAAAACCGCCGCCCTTATCGGCGCGACGCCGGTGATAACCACGGCGGAAACGACGCGCCCCGGAGCGCTGTGCGCGGGGCTGGGAAGCCAGAAGGGAATAAATCCGGAGGAGTTTATAAAATCCTTTGAAAAAGAAATGAAAAAGCGGGGATTTTCCCCGGACGACCTTGCGGCGATTGCGAGCGCAAAGATCAAAGGGGAAGAGCGGGCATTTGTCGCGCTTGCGGAAAAATTGAACATCCCTTTTATCATTCACGAAGAAAAGAAACTCGCGGCGACCTTCAAACCGAACCCGTCAAAAACGGTTTTGCAGAAAACCGGAACGGACGGAGTATGCGAGCCGGCGGCTTTGCTTGTGGCGGGAGTAAAAAAACTTTCGCTTGAAAAAACGAAAATAACCCTGCCGTCCGGCAAAAAATACACGTTTGCGCTTGCCGTTGCGGACGGAGGGAAAGCCGCAGTGGGGCGCGGGCTGGTGGCCATGGTGGGGGCGGGCCCCGGAGACCCGCGCCTAATAACCGTTGAGGGGCGGGATTTAATCAGGCGGGCGGATTTGGTTCTTTACGCCGGAAGCCTTGTTCCGAAAAACCTGACCGCCGGAGCAAAGGCGGACGCCGTTGTCAAAAACTCCGCCTCAATGACGCTTGAAGAGCAAACCGCGCTGATGGAGAAATTTTATAAAAAAGGCGCGCTGATTGTCCGCCTGCATTCGGGCGACCCTTCTATTTACGGGGCGACCGCCGAGCAGACGGAGATTCTCCGGGCGAAGGGGATGGATTTTGTCATTGTTCCGGGGGTGTCTTCCTTTCAGGCGGCGGCGGCGCGGCTTGGCGCGGAACTCACCGCGCCGGAGGTTGCGCAGTCAATAATTCTGACAAGGGGCGAGGGGAAAACCCCGATGCCGGAGGGGGAGAAGTTGCGGGATATGGCGAGGCACGGCGCGACCATGTGCATTTTTCTCAGCGCAAAAATGGCGCGAAGGGTGCAGGGCGGTCTTCTTGAACATTACGCGCCCGACACTCCGGTCGCGGTTCTTCACCGGGTAACATGGGAGGATGAGAGAATATGGCGCGGACGGCTTGAGGAACTTGCGGACATAGTGAGAGACAACAAACTGACGCGGACGGTTCTGATAGTCGTGGGAGACGCGCTGAAGGCAAGCGGGACGCGCTCGCGCCTTTACCACCCGAAATGGAGGCATTTGTTCAGGGCGCGATGA